AGAAGCAGCTGGATCTCCGTGCAGCAGTGCATCCTGTCACTCTGTGCAGACAGTTGGGCTGAGAGGTGGCACTGACCTGCACTATGTaggaaaacaggaggaaatgtTGTCATTCTCCTCACAGGCTTGCTGCATGCCCCAGTCTACTCACCACAAAGTTTAGCAGTGTTTAGCAGTGTCTCGGGAAGCTGAATGTTTGTTTATGGAAATGTGATATGCATATGTGTGCACCACTTAGTCATATTCTTTGCAGCATGTTGtctgctgcttcctgctgaGAGTATTCCCATTTCTCTCACTCTATGCATTCATCAACATATTACTTCCGTTTGTGTGCCACAGAcctttgttttgcatttcaccTCAGTTGGGGAtcatttttcttctccacagttTTGCTACCCGGAGCCCATCATTACAGTATTAGTTTTCCAGACGATGGACAAATAATGAGATGCTGCATAATGAGTCATGTTAATGACACATGTTGTGTATAAAGAccagctcccccccccccccacatctCTTCCCATTAATCTTTCATGAACTAAGTAGGATGTTAAATATGCTGGTTCACaaatgtcacatacagtatcactgtaaaaaatataatataaaataggAATTGCTAAAAACAATCACTACAAAATTAGAACTACAAACACTACTAAAAAAGTAGATATTTAATTTTTTGGTATTTAAATTTATAACAGTATAATTTGccaataaatatattaaatgtcaAGGAAGGGGTCAAGTTAAAGGGAGGTTTACAAAAATCGACTTCAGATGATCATTAACAGATGGATCATTTAAAGCCGGATGAAAGAGATGATGGAATTTCAAGAGCCAAACACTTTATAATTAGTGACATGACCTCCATGGTGATACTGACAAGTTCCTGATAACCATTTtatcacaaatgtgaaaaactcCTCACTGCTATTAGAGGAAGCTTCTTTCAGTTACAGacccaataataataataatattaagaatgatgtgtgtgtgtgtgtgtgtgtgtgtgtttgtgtgtgtgtgtgtgtgtgtgtgtgtttgtgtgtgtgtgtgcgcgtggtGGACactggttttctgcaataatgcCACGACAGACGTCTGTTGCATAATTGTCTGGTGTATATTGTTGTATCTGTGTTGCTGATAGTGGTGAAGCCGGAGAGGGGATGGAGACAGCGATGATGGCTCATGCATGTGTGGCTGTGTGgatctgctctgctgtgtggtttcagttccccccctccctttccccTAGGCTTTTCGGAGAGCCTAGGGGTAGGCAGACAGATTTTCCATCTGTGCGAACATCCACAGACTGCTGAACTTGATAAGCCCTCACCATTTTGCTGTCACAAGTCTGGGATTAACGTCTGGTTTTGGGTTGGTCGGTCAGGTCTGGATGGCTGCATCCCACCCTTTTCCCTCTCCCTTCCCTTCTGCCACCCACCCAAAAAATCATCACTTCAACCCCAAGCTTATGTGAGGTTGCCCTGGCCATGTAATAACAACATGGTGGAGCTTGTAATTATGCTGACCATTAGTCTATAGAAAAACAGAGTTCTGACTTGGGTTGTCTGGATTTTGGGACTATTTAAATTTCTCATATCAAATTGAAAcgttatatttatttatttattcacccCTGACGCTGAACATCCATCTCCTGTTCTCCACTGTCACAGCTCATATCTTTGTCTCGTCAGCCATCTTTTGTAACCAAATGAAAGCAACAGATGCAACTGAAATGTGATTTCTGTGGcacactttctctccctcacactcTGCCCTGCCAGGTCAAAGTGACAACTGTCGTGTGAATGGATGTGCCTGCCTTTGTTTTTACCGTGTTCAGCACAATCACTGAAGCTCTTAATAGAGAAATAGTTTGCACAATGGCTTCCTTACTAGAACCATTGTTTGTCATAGTATCAATCTGTGTGTCTGATCCATCACGAGGGACATTTGAGCTGTCTGTGCTTATCAAATACCTGTCTTGGTTTCCTACTCTGTCTGACTAAGCGTAGTAGCCTAGTTGGTGGGTGTTGGCTCAGAGCATTTAACCGTTTGCTGTCTGCAGCCCATTTTCACAGGTTGCAGTAGGCCCTGTAGGACAGAGTCACAGCATACCTCTGGTATTGACGTAGGCGGTGTGAATGGTAATGAGCTGTGGGTTGTGACTCAGGTTGTATAATATGCTAGATGCTCTCAGTAGTATGTGACACGGCACAGCAATGGTGCAACACCTGGTCAcgcacacactttttttttttttttccgtgtGGTATAAAGCATGATAAACCAGTTCTGTTAAAGGTTTGTTATGTCTTtgattacacacaaacacacaaacacacacacacacatctattgTATGCAGAGGGAGGAGTCGCAAGTTCATTTTCTGTTCGCCACGACACAACTGTGCTTGAAAGGCGACAGCAGGTTATGGCGTCTTATCACTTTACGTTGTACCACCACTTTTTTCCGGATGCCTTCGTTTTTAGTTCTTTGGATGTTGTATCAGATACTTGCAGggtgcagctttaatgtttctttctccAACTCACATTTAAAGGATAAGGCAGTAGAGTGATTATTATCCAGCACTTGAATCTCAAAttgttctattttatttaactatTGACTGATTTGTTAGGGTTGATCCCATTGAGCTGCTCTCAGAGCCCCACAGCAGTAACAATCCGAAGGCGTTGCTGCACATTTCCttgcattgtttttattatattatactgtaatttcattgtattattaaattacattgtACAGATCCCAGTGTTCTGCTCTGCGACCTTGCTGGATGTTGGTTAGAGTTACTGCAGCGTCTCGGGGGAGCTGGGCCTCTCATGCGGTTGTGTTGGGAAGACTGATTGCCCCGAGTTCTCACAGAAAAGAAGTGAGGACTCTTGATGAGAATTGTTTCTCTCAGGAGATCCATGCCATGGAAACTAAAACCCTTGTAACAAACATGCATACTCTGTACGTCCCTGTGAGAAACATAGGTCtcgttttctgttgttgtttttctaattatttgAATTGCACAAGGATTTCTTAAGCCACATTTCACAAAAGCGGACCTCGGAAAggctattgttgttgttttcaaattGTTCATGAGCAAATTGACATTGCTGCATACACTTTGAGCACCTGCGGGTTTTCCAGCAAACATGTAGCCCCCCAGTGTCTTTGAATGGCACGTGGCTCCAATGCTGGAGAAGTAGCTTCCACCATGTTTATTCTTTCCAGTAAAGTTGGAGAGAAAACATGTGCACAGAGCAGAAAAGCCTAAGTGAGTGTGAAGTGGCAAGAAACAATGTTCATTTTTGGAATGCTGGAAAATGTGGTCCTCATTTGGACAAACACTGTCGCTAACAATATCGCTGGTTTGAGACAACAGCTAAACATAGTTAAGTTTGCGTACGGTAATTATACCGAGGACTCGCTGTATATTTTGCAGTGGTATTCAGATGTTTCAAAATgtaacacaacaacacataaagAGAATTTTCAGCCGAGCTCAGCGTCATTCAGAATGGTTTGGACGCTCGGACTCCTCCCCGTGGACCTTTCTGGTTTAGGTTTAAACCTGTGTGGCCTACTTCTTTGATCCCCTCTAGCGCAAACTCTTTGATTGCCAACCCAGATTTAGTAGCCTGACCACCATTCGTCTGACCTCGCCTCCCACCCTGTCTCCTTCTGCCCTTTTTGTAGCTAAGCATGCATAGATGATGGACGGGGCGAAACAGtgggaataaaaataaagaatggGCTGCCGCAGCAGAGGGATTTGGTGTGACTAGTGAAGTTGGGCGTTTCTCATGTGAATTAGAATTCCAGAGGCCAACGCCAGCAGAGGTTTGTAGCCTCAGCAAATACCTTCCACATTAGTCAGTCCAGCTCGGGGTGAGACAGTCAGAAAGAGGgaacatttagttgttttgttacTGCAAGCCATCTTTTAAAGGCTTCTAACATCATGTTGGTGCACTATAGGGCTTTGGTGGTATAGGTTTCTTGCTGTCATATCGACAAACTGTGTTCTAAATGGAGGGATGAAACAAAAGCCAAGAGGAAAGTAAAGTAACTCAATGCAGCTAAAAGAAAAATGCCCGCCTCTTTGATCATCCGCTGTGGGGGAAGATGAGGGCTGGAAATGTAGTTGGAGATGGAGGCTTAAGAGCAACAGATTAAAAAGAGGAACTAGAGCTACAAAAAGAAGGAAAGGTGGTTCAGACATAAAGAAATGCAGATGAAACTTGGTCAGTGACCTTCATGCTGGAAAGATGTTCCAGCTGTGACCCTGAAGGAAAGTTTTTGATCAAGCAGGGCAGCCCAGGGACACGGGAACACCGGTCTCACGCCACACACCGCCCCTCTTAACTCAGGTTTGTCGTGCCTTGAAAATATGCATTATGAAAAccaagagtgtgtgtttttctaatgGAGGAGACTAATTGTTAATCCATGCGGTTCTGCAGGTGCAGCAGGTTATGTCAGAGAAACCAGGGCAAGTAGGTGTGAGGTGTTCTCAAACCACTGGAGCAACAACTGTAGCAGTGGAGGCACCAAACTTTCTGTAGTGGCAAAGTGGAGCCGGACAAACAAGTGTAGATGtgagaaaaatgaaagcagaggCAAATAGaaaactgacataaaaaaaaaaactagaaacaAAAAGAGTCAGTGAGAGGACATAACAAGCCTCGAGTCTCAGCCCCAGAGTGTGATTGTGGTCCAAATGGTCCTACGTAATTGCACATCTGCCGTCTAAATAAAGCATCATCCCACTGAGGCCTCTATATTTACAACAGAAGGAGAAGTGTGTGGGAGGATGCTGCGAGAGGATGACAGGCAGGGCGACGGAGCCGCAGAGAGAAGAATGAATGACTTTaggaagagaggggggggggggggggggggggggcagaatGGAGGATGTGAATCAGCAGTGGTggaaggagagatggaaaatgCAAATATCTCCTCACACTGGCATCTTTGTTTGTCAGTGGGGTACAATCCATGCCGAAGCCTTGTGTGATGCCGTTCTGGCTGTGTTATTTTCCTCAGACCCTCTTGACACACTGTCATTGCCAATTACTCAGCTCTTTGTTGCACTAATACCCATTTCAGCATGGAGAGACACTGAGGTGCCACTGTGGAAGAATGACAATTTGCTGCCAGGTAAATGAGAAGCCCTCTCACATGGAACCAAAGCTTCTCAAATGGCCCTTCCTTAATCGGAGACAGGAAAGCTAGAGCACTGCATCCTGTGACTTCAAATAGGCTCCCATTAGGGGCTCAGGCAGGAGATTTCTGACTGGCAGCTGGAGATTAGCTTCTTGGCTACATTCCTAACTGGCAGCATTTACCTCCCTCCCTGCATCGAAGCAGGTGTGTGGCAAGAAAGTTCTCCCATATCCCAAATAAGCATCTCTGCCTCTTCATCTTTTGGATTTACCCTAAAGAAAAATCAACCATAGATGTGCGAGTTGAGCTCAGGCTGGGACACTGCTCGGCCTTTGAGTGGAGGCAGCTCTGGAGCGGTGTCAGTTTGGGTTGTGGGGTTGTCTCGTGGTACGCTGGAGACCTGTTTTGTCTGCACTTGGATGTATTTTTATCTGAAAGAtgtctatgtatgtatgtgtgcgtgtgattTTCAAGAGAGTGCCTGCTTTGTTTCTTGGATATACCCACAGGGGCCTTGCTCATGAGACACACGCCTCATGATGTACCATTCATTCTACCCATGACAGCAAGTCAGACActttacatcattttatttttttatccagaCTCATAACTTATGATCGACACATTTAAGTCAGATGTCAGCTAAATTAGTGCTTCAGCTATGAATCTAGAATTAAAagttcacacttttttttttttttttacaagccaGAGGAGGGTTATTTAAGACCAGGTGCCCTGACTTCACTCTGTCCATGAAGTGTTTGCCACAACTGGCCAAAGCCTATGTTTGTTTAAGAGTATTTAGTAAGAATAAAAAGCATATAAAAACCTTTAGCATATGGCTAAACAGCAAACGTATCCATTTAAAGTTAGGTGTAAAAAGGTTTATTTCATTAGCTGCTGGAGCTTTCTTTTGATTTTTCTCCAGCTCTGTAGTGATTAATGGCTCCACTCTGGCAAGTGTTAAAAGCTTCTTGAAACAGTTTGAAGCTACAATACCGAATGACATTTACCATGCTGTATTAAGCAAATAAACATTCCCTTAGATTCTGTCCAGGCCAATCTTACACAAACCTGCTGTTATACACTTAAAATAAGTAGTAGTGGGAGGTCTAACTTGCTTTTGTTTGCAAGTCCAgtgtgttttcaataaaaagaataaaaagggCAGAAATTACAAACTCTATAAAACGTTGTTACAGGCTAAGAAGTCGAGTGGAGTTCATGAAAGCAACACTAAACACCAAATTTAGCTTTATGTCCAACAATGCAACCTTTCTAATAGTATTGTTGTCAAACGATGCTATAAGCCATTGGACATTTTTAACTTTCAGCGAGGTCCTCCACAGGCTGTATCAGAACTTTAAAGTGTTAGTCGCTGTAATGAAACCCAATCCACTCCAtcactgtgtttgctttaaGTCCAAGCATTTCTCATTTACcagaagtagaaagaaaagacaaaacaggtCCAGCTCTTAGACGTTCTGCTCTGATTCTTGCCAGCTGGAAGCAGGATGCAGGACACCCAAAATCCACTTTAGTAAATCAGTATCACGGTGCTCCCTGAGGTGCCTGAGACAGGATGTTGGTTAAATACAAGAGACCCAGTATTGTGCTGTGGTTGCCACAAACAGGATTTTGGTGGTGCTTGTAGTACAGAATAAGGAATAAGAATTTATTCTCACAGTTCACCACGTCCTGACATGGCTGGCACATGTGTAAACAGGGATTCAGTAAGTGTCTGGGTGGCGGGAAGCTGCTGTGAAGGGGAGTCAACataatagtttgacatttgagACATATGTTCATTGAGTTTCTGGTCGAGAGAGAAGTAGATTGATACCTCCTAGTGTAGTTAGTGTCCTAAATGTGAAGTTACTATCAGCCTTACAGCCTTAGTTCGCCTACACCTGCCGAGCTCACTACCTAACATACTATATCTTGTTTGTctatacaaacacagagaggaggctCTGAGGTTCAGTTAGCAGGAATCCGTATGGGATGTATTTATCCCATAAAGTGCTATTCTTTATTCTTACAAAGCTGCTATTTTGCTGCTGCCCGTCCTTTCTCAGGCATCAGTAGCTCTTTGATTTTCTAGTGTCTGTGAGTAACATGGCCACTTGGCATCTTACTAAACACTATCCTGATCTGACTAAGAGTGTTAGTACCCTTAAACCTCACTGAAACAATGTTTGTTCTTCCTGAAAGGTGTTGAAATGAAAAGCTCTTTTGTGTCATACACACCTgcctggttaaaaaaaataaaaataaatcttgcaTATTCCACAAAGATCTTAGAGTATGTTCCATCACAAATCAAAAGTAGCATGTCAGCTCTGTTATATATGGACTTTTAGTCATTCAAGTGTATGTTCAAATACAGTGCCACcgttctctccctctctctcttcatttttaatcaaatgtcATCTCCAGTAGGCTGCTGTTCCTTATCTGTCATGAGACGTCTCTGGGTGGAGTTAAATCCGGTGTTACAGTGCGTCCACATCAGCTGAATCCTAATCCACAATCCAGTTGTATATTTTGCAGCTGGATGACATTTCCACAGTGGCCCCaagactgtctgtctgtctgtctgtctgtctgtctgtctgtctgtctgtctgtctgtctgtctgtctgtctgtctgctatGCATTGTGGTGGTGGATGTCGGGGTGGCACACGCATTCCTGATCAGGGCTGCAACTCATAATTATTTACAGCTGTTCTAATCAAGTAGTGCCTTTTTTTCTTATAAGATACAGATCACGAGCTACTGGAGCCCAAATTAGTGCTGTAACATTGTAACACTGACACCCCAAAAAAGCCCCCCACACCATATCTGCTGTGATCTGTACTCCACCATGAATATTTTTACTATGAAGCTCTCCCTGTTATAACCTTGAACAGAGATAGGAAAAGTTAAAAGCTGGGTCAGTTGAGATTGCAGCAGTTGTTGTCGAGACGTTTTTCACATGGTACCGAAGTATCAAAGATAAGAAGTAACTTCTCAAAACACATCTTTGTGAAATGTGTTCATTAGCTTTGCAATGGACATGGCACTTAAAGGAAAGTTTTGCTCGCGCACATTTGCAAAACTAGAAAGTCCAGAGaagtgcgtgtgtttgtgtgtgagagagaccaagcgagcgagcgagcgagtgagtgagtgactATTATGGGATTAATGTCTGTGAACATCTCAAGGACATCATTTGTGTACTCGGGAGCCTTGCGCAGCTATATTTGGTCTTATTTTTGCACACATCCACATCATTCAAAATAGTTGCACTGGTGTGTGTTGCATCACTTCGTGGCTGTTTATACCGTCCTGTGTCCACTGgttatgtgtgtgatgtgtgattttTACATAAGCCTGCATGCCTGTGTatctaaatgttattttccacagtttatttttataattcttTGCTGTGCATTTctagtctgttttttttttttttttctccatgtgGGTTGTTTCATCATTGTGATTTTAGACCTTGAGGTcatgatggagagagaaaacaatttAGCTATCcttaaagaaacattttcacttcCCAACTTAGAAAGTGATGTAATGTCTGaaaacatgtagaaaaaaaaacaaatctattattcaaaaaacatttttctccaaTATTGAAATCCACTAGCATGGTTCAACGTAGTTCTTCGACAGTCTGCCCAGGCAGTGACCAAAATTCATAAATCACAGCAGTCAAACCCCAGTGGATTCTGCTCAGTTCACCAACACTGTTTCTCTGGACTTTGTGAATAATCTAACCCATTCTTACCAGACTCTTTTTATCTTCAATAAAGCTGCTCTTCCCTTCATCATCATGACCATCATATACAAGCCATATCAACGGGGGGTTTACTGTGACGATGAGAGCATCATGTACCCCATAAAACCAGACACCATCACCCATGGCATGTTGGCAGCAGTCACCATCTCCTGCACTGTCATCATTGTAAGTTTTACCCAGAACATCAGTCTTACCTGTTTTTTGAGGGAATTTTGTCCTTCCTCTACtcaataaacagtaaaaattatAGAAATCCTACTGAGCTCTACTTGTTTAACATCTTGGGATCTTAGGAAATGGGCAAAGTATAAGAAGGAAAAGtaatttatttctaataatCAATAAACTCTTCTTGCTGTTCTCCTTCTTCCCTCAGATCTCCTCTGGAGAGGCTTATCTGGTTTACAGCAAGAGAATTTACTCTAATTCAGAATTCAACCAGTATGTAGCTGCACTCTACAAGGTAGTGGGCACCTTTCTGTTTGGAGGATCTGTCAGCCAGTCACTGACCGAACTTGCAAAGTTCACCATCGGCCGCCCGAGACCAAACTTCCTGAAAGTATGTGCCCCCAAAGTCTGCACAGGGTACCTGCAGGTGATCAACTGTACGGGCAATCCTCAGGATGTCACAGAGGCCAGGTATGAGGAGAAACTTGGTATTAAACTTGAAACATTGTGCTTAGAGAGgaaaatatgcttaaaatacCAATAAATGTGATACTGATATGGAAACGAATAATCCTTCCCTTTTCCAGATTGTCCTTCTATTCTGGTCACTCCTCTTTTGGGATGTACTGCATGCTCTTTCTAGCAGTAAGTACAGCACAAACGCTCCAAGCCGTCACTAAAAGTCTGTACATGTGCATCATTATTTAAAGTACGCGTGGAAATATCCCCATGTTATATGTCTATGCAAATATCACAGTGCACATCAGACACACTAACAGTCCCCAGATGGGCTGATCTGAGAACAAGCTTCTGCTTT
This genomic window from Anabas testudineus chromosome 4, fAnaTes1.2, whole genome shotgun sequence contains:
- the plpp2b gene encoding phospholipid phosphatase 2b; the protein is MDGPMKKKLFVAMDVLCVFVAALPFIIMTIIYKPYQRGVYCDDESIMYPIKPDTITHGMLAAVTISCTVIIISSGEAYLVYSKRIYSNSEFNQYVAALYKVVGTFLFGGSVSQSLTELAKFTIGRPRPNFLKVCAPKVCTGYLQVINCTGNPQDVTEARLSFYSGHSSFGMYCMLFLALYVQARLVAKWARLLRPTIQFFLVAFAVYVGYTRVSDYKHHWSDVLVGLLQGALVAVLTVRFVSDFFKKRPPCARGRAADSEEPERKPSLQIADSEHTNHYNYHHSHGPV